The Buchnera aphidicola str. APS (Acyrthosiphon pisum) genome has a segment encoding these proteins:
- a CDS encoding HPr family phosphocarrier protein, whose amino-acid sequence MFQNQVKITAPHGLHTRPAAQFVKEAKKFTSEISIIYNGKSVNAKSLFKIQTLGLIQGSLITLSAEGEDEKKAIEHLSLIMTELE is encoded by the coding sequence ACCAAGTTAAAATTACTGCTCCACATGGTTTGCATACTCGACCTGCTGCTCAGTTTGTAAAAGAAGCAAAAAAATTTACTTCTGAAATTTCTATTATTTATAACGGAAAATCAGTAAATGCAAAAAGTTTATTTAAAATTCAAACACTAGGCCTTATTCAAGGAAGTCTTATTACATTATCAGCTGAAGGAGAAGATGAAAAAAAGGCAATTGAACATTTATCTCTAATAATGACAGAATTAGAATAA